In a single window of the Candidatus Krumholzibacteriia bacterium genome:
- a CDS encoding inositol-3-phosphate synthase — MSNSGIQPSEGRLGVLTPGLGAVSTTFIAGVELARRGLGHPIGSLTQMGHIRLGKRTEDRSPLIRDFVPLANMEDLVFGAWDLFEDSAYDAAIHAGVLPGEKLESIREFLEGIHPMPAVFDQRYVKKLSGTHVKEGANWMELGEQLREDIRNFKEKNGCERLVMVWCGSTEIFLEQTEVHQSIEAFEKGMVEFSEEISPSMVYAWAALKEGAPYANGAPNLSADFPALVDLAKQNGVPICGKDFKTGQTLMKTILAPGFKARMLGLSGWFSTNILGNRDGEVLDDPESFKTKEESKLSVLDSILQPELYPELYRDLYHKVRINYYPPRGDNKEGWDNIDIFGWMGQAMQIKVDFLCRDSILAAPIVLDLALFLDMASRAEMSGIQEWLSFYFKSPQAAEELYPEHDLFIQLMKLKNNLRHLQGEDLITHLGTEYYD, encoded by the coding sequence ATGTCGAATTCAGGGATACAGCCTTCAGAGGGACGCTTGGGCGTCTTGACTCCTGGCCTGGGTGCCGTTTCCACGACCTTCATTGCGGGCGTTGAACTGGCGCGCAGAGGTCTGGGTCATCCCATCGGGAGTCTCACGCAGATGGGCCACATCCGTCTTGGAAAACGCACGGAAGATCGTTCACCTCTCATTCGCGACTTCGTGCCTCTTGCGAACATGGAGGATCTGGTCTTCGGAGCCTGGGATCTTTTCGAGGATTCCGCCTACGACGCGGCCATTCACGCCGGCGTCCTGCCAGGCGAAAAACTGGAGTCCATCCGCGAATTTCTTGAAGGGATTCATCCCATGCCGGCGGTCTTCGACCAGCGCTATGTGAAGAAGCTCAGCGGCACTCATGTCAAGGAGGGTGCGAACTGGATGGAACTCGGAGAGCAGCTTCGCGAGGACATCCGGAATTTCAAGGAGAAGAATGGCTGTGAGCGCCTGGTCATGGTCTGGTGCGGGAGTACGGAGATCTTCCTCGAACAGACGGAGGTCCATCAGAGCATCGAGGCTTTCGAGAAAGGAATGGTCGAGTTCAGCGAGGAGATCTCTCCCAGCATGGTCTATGCCTGGGCAGCCCTGAAGGAAGGTGCCCCCTATGCCAACGGTGCGCCCAACCTGAGTGCTGACTTTCCCGCCTTGGTGGATCTTGCGAAACAGAATGGTGTTCCCATTTGCGGCAAGGACTTCAAAACGGGGCAGACCCTGATGAAGACCATCCTGGCGCCCGGATTCAAGGCGCGGATGCTGGGCCTTTCCGGCTGGTTCTCGACCAATATCCTGGGAAACCGGGACGGGGAAGTTCTCGATGATCCTGAAAGCTTCAAGACCAAGGAAGAAAGCAAGCTCTCGGTTCTCGACTCGATTCTCCAGCCGGAACTGTATCCCGAACTCTATCGCGACCTCTATCACAAGGTTCGCATCAACTACTATCCGCCAAGAGGGGACAACAAGGAGGGCTGGGACAACATCGACATCTTCGGATGGATGGGGCAGGCCATGCAGATCAAGGTGGACTTCCTCTGCCGGGATTCCATTCTTGCCGCACCCATCGTTCTCGACCTTGCTCTCTTTCTCGACATGGCGTCCCGTGCGGAGATGAGCGGTATTCAGGAATGGCTGAGTTTCTACTTCAAAAGCCCCCAGGCTGCCGAAGAACTCTATCCCGAACATGATCTCTTCATCCAGCTCATGAAGCTGAAGAACAACCTTCGGCATCTGCAGGGGGAAGATCTCATCACTCACCTGGGAACGGAGTACTACGACTAG
- a CDS encoding LysR family transcriptional regulator — protein MELHQLKAFLALAEEGSFTLAAEKLYLSQSAVSQSIARLEESLGEGLLQRRRGKLRLSEAGELFLPRARQGLEALQKGAELVESLSGLQRGKLSIGAVDVAALDLLPRLFQRFRTLYPGIEISVQVGGSRRLREELESGKLDLAILFSREEPEAMNSFSLGHDEMCIIAPAGKKDPEGYISYPRNSVTREILEESFARQGIPFPVLMEIDRPEVILQLVRSGLGRAVLPRRLLQRWSGERGFRRLRPRSLKLQRPLYLLHPDPESLSPACRTFLEESEKTLKKGLGFAKVRA, from the coding sequence ATGGAACTGCACCAACTCAAGGCCTTTCTTGCTCTTGCCGAGGAGGGCAGCTTCACCCTGGCCGCTGAGAAGCTCTATCTCAGCCAGTCCGCGGTCAGCCAGTCCATCGCCCGACTGGAGGAGTCCCTGGGGGAAGGCCTGCTGCAGCGCAGGCGCGGAAAGCTCCGGCTGAGCGAAGCGGGGGAATTGTTCCTGCCCCGGGCCCGTCAGGGGCTGGAGGCTTTGCAAAAGGGAGCGGAACTTGTCGAGAGCCTGAGCGGGCTTCAGAGGGGAAAGCTCTCCATCGGGGCCGTGGATGTCGCCGCTCTTGATCTTCTCCCCCGGCTATTCCAGCGCTTCAGAACCCTCTATCCCGGAATCGAGATCTCCGTGCAGGTGGGGGGAAGCCGACGGCTCCGGGAAGAACTGGAGAGCGGCAAACTGGATCTTGCCATTCTCTTCTCAAGGGAAGAGCCCGAGGCAATGAACTCCTTTTCCCTGGGCCATGATGAAATGTGCATCATTGCGCCCGCCGGCAAGAAAGACCCGGAAGGCTACATCAGCTACCCCCGGAACTCCGTGACCCGGGAAATCCTGGAGGAGTCCTTTGCCAGACAGGGAATCCCCTTCCCGGTCCTGATGGAAATCGACCGACCGGAAGTAATCCTGCAACTGGTCCGCAGCGGACTGGGGCGTGCGGTTCTCCCCCGCAGACTCCTGCAGCGTTGGTCCGGGGAAAGGGGCTTCCGACGCCTTCGCCCCCGGAGCCTGAAACTGCAGAGGCCCCTTTACCTGCTTCACCCTGATCCGGAATCCCTTTCTCCCGCCTGCCGCACCTTTCTGGAGGAAAGCGAGAAAACCTTGAAGAAAGGGCTGGGATTTGCAAAGGTGCGCGCATGA
- a CDS encoding acyltransferase, with the protein MKIMHFLRSVFRVSRNLLLKLRLSRYDMDSIAPYFRECGVEIGEGTRIVSKDVHFTFGSEPYLIRIGKRCSMAAGVRFITHDGGVWTIRKDIPEIDVFAPIEIKDNSIIGMNTIILPGVTIGPNSVVGAGSVVSKDIPPNTVAAGVPCRPLMSLEDYREKKVAQMMSVRHLAEKERREALMKLWDDWDKEPVNNDPTSS; encoded by the coding sequence ATGAAGATCATGCACTTCCTTCGTTCTGTCTTTCGGGTCTCCCGCAACCTGTTGCTCAAGTTGCGTCTGTCCCGCTACGACATGGATTCCATCGCCCCATACTTTCGCGAGTGCGGAGTCGAGATTGGCGAGGGAACCCGCATTGTCAGCAAGGATGTCCACTTCACCTTCGGCTCCGAGCCTTATCTGATCAGAATCGGCAAACGATGCTCCATGGCCGCAGGCGTCCGCTTCATTACCCACGACGGCGGAGTCTGGACAATCCGCAAGGACATTCCCGAAATCGATGTCTTCGCCCCCATCGAGATCAAGGACAACTCGATCATCGGGATGAACACCATTATCCTGCCAGGCGTGACCATTGGTCCCAACAGCGTGGTCGGCGCAGGAAGCGTTGTGAGCAAGGACATCCCTCCCAATACCGTGGCCGCGGGAGTCCCCTGCAGGCCCCTGATGAGCCTCGAGGATTATCGGGAGAAGAAGGTCGCCCAGATGATGTCTGTGCGCCATCTCGCAGAAAAAGAGCGCCGGGAAGCCCTCATGAAGCTCTGGGACGACTGGGACAAGGAACCTGTAAACAACGACCCCACAAGCTCTTAG
- a CDS encoding metalloregulator ArsR/SmtB family transcription factor produces MDIEGTSEKLRALAHPTRLRILCLLREEGRCVQDLEEKLQLRQSNVSQHLRILKDKGLVRVSRSGQKLCYSLDRNLVGPILDTLENDPQCGKSREGEQE; encoded by the coding sequence ATGGACATTGAAGGAACCAGTGAGAAGCTTCGGGCTCTGGCCCACCCTACCCGGCTTCGCATCCTCTGCCTTCTCAGGGAGGAAGGGCGTTGCGTCCAGGATCTCGAGGAAAAGCTTCAACTCCGTCAATCCAATGTCAGCCAGCACCTTCGAATATTGAAGGACAAGGGTCTGGTTCGAGTCAGCCGATCGGGACAGAAGCTCTGCTACTCCCTGGATCGAAACCTCGTGGGCCCCATTCTGGACACTCTTGAAAACGACCCCCAATGCGGCAAGAGCCGCGAAGGAGAACAGGAATGA
- a CDS encoding TlpA disulfide reductase family protein, producing MKRIPGVLSLTLLLGSLWFAPALAQLPEVGKPAPDFTLMDLDGELQYTLSALQDSSVVYLDFWASWCGPCRRAFPEVMKLYEEYSEQGLEVLAISLDRSEGPAKQFIKKQGSEFPALIDVGAKVARIYGASSIPTTVIVAPDGTVAYAAVGFDPRKMTEIRNVIEGLLAEIPSDETE from the coding sequence ATGAAGAGAATCCCCGGAGTCCTCTCCCTCACCCTGCTCCTGGGTAGCCTCTGGTTTGCGCCAGCCCTTGCCCAGCTTCCAGAAGTCGGCAAACCTGCCCCTGATTTCACCCTGATGGATCTGGACGGAGAGTTGCAATACACGCTTTCTGCCCTGCAGGACAGCAGCGTGGTCTATCTCGATTTCTGGGCCAGCTGGTGCGGACCCTGCCGCCGCGCTTTTCCCGAAGTGATGAAACTCTACGAGGAATATTCTGAACAGGGGCTGGAAGTTCTGGCGATCAGCCTTGACCGAAGCGAGGGGCCTGCCAAGCAGTTCATCAAGAAGCAGGGGAGCGAATTCCCGGCTCTCATCGATGTGGGTGCGAAAGTGGCCCGGATCTACGGTGCCAGTAGTATTCCCACCACGGTGATCGTGGCTCCCGATGGAACCGTGGCCTACGCGGCCGTGGGCTTTGATCCCCGGAAGATGACAGAGATCCGCAATGTCATCGAAGGTCTTCTTGCGGAGATTCCCTCCGACGAAACAGAGTAA
- a CDS encoding NAD-binding protein, translating into MKRSTRRLLLFLALLFGSALLASLFYMLGMRFLEGDPRSFWRSLMTVVESLTTTGFGSDNQWSHPLMNLYVIGMQILGLLLVFLFFPLYLIPALEERFQSRLPVDAEDLSEHVILFPFRPAISVLLRNLEQSGVPSLILESDPREARRLQEEGHRVLYGRLEEGVLEAAGLSRARALIAAGRDDQNAAIALMARQQGFQGDVLSLAEKASHRRALILSGCTDVFTPGELLAQALATRASEKVKPTLEGVQQIGRHVEICEIRVRPDSEIAGKTLEESGLGAESGVHVIGQWRGGRLQTPARADTEIEAFGVLVVAGNRESIQKLESRAGMARPLKRKGHFIVAGYGEVGRSVVDSLREAGESVRVIDRRQSEGVDLVGDLLEPETQEALDLENAQGMVMVLDEDSSTLFATVMIRDMSRRLPLIARVNEVRNVERIHRAGADFALSLSQVAGRMLASRLLGEEAIEVDPQLRVLQVKAGGLAGQELGELDLRSKTGCSVVAVERGDEVLSRFGKGFRFEEGDAIFVCGSSEALSKYRQLYLEG; encoded by the coding sequence ATGAAACGATCGACCCGCCGACTGCTGCTTTTTCTGGCGCTCCTCTTCGGCAGTGCCCTTCTGGCTTCCCTGTTCTACATGCTGGGGATGCGTTTTCTCGAAGGGGATCCGCGAAGTTTCTGGCGAAGCCTCATGACGGTGGTCGAGTCCCTGACCACCACGGGCTTCGGGTCGGACAACCAGTGGTCTCATCCACTGATGAACCTCTATGTCATCGGCATGCAGATCCTGGGACTTCTTCTGGTCTTCCTTTTCTTTCCCCTCTACCTGATTCCCGCACTGGAAGAGCGTTTCCAGAGTCGACTGCCCGTCGATGCGGAAGATCTTAGCGAACATGTCATTCTCTTTCCCTTTCGACCTGCGATTTCCGTGCTTCTCAGAAATCTCGAGCAGAGTGGAGTGCCTTCCCTGATTCTGGAAAGTGATCCCCGGGAAGCTCGCAGGCTTCAGGAGGAAGGTCATCGCGTTCTTTACGGGCGTCTTGAAGAGGGAGTACTGGAGGCAGCCGGTCTTTCCCGGGCGCGTGCCCTGATTGCCGCAGGGCGCGACGACCAGAATGCGGCCATTGCGCTGATGGCACGACAGCAGGGTTTTCAGGGAGATGTTCTCTCTCTGGCTGAAAAAGCGAGTCACCGCAGAGCCCTGATTCTGTCCGGCTGTACGGATGTGTTTACTCCCGGTGAATTGCTGGCCCAGGCGCTTGCCACTCGGGCAAGCGAAAAGGTAAAGCCCACTCTGGAAGGGGTGCAGCAGATTGGACGCCATGTGGAAATCTGCGAGATCCGGGTGCGCCCCGACAGTGAGATCGCAGGCAAGACCCTCGAAGAAAGCGGTCTCGGGGCAGAAAGCGGCGTTCATGTGATCGGGCAATGGCGGGGAGGTCGCCTGCAGACTCCCGCAAGGGCAGACACGGAGATTGAGGCTTTCGGGGTTCTGGTGGTGGCCGGGAACAGGGAGAGCATCCAGAAGCTGGAGTCCAGAGCGGGAATGGCGCGTCCCCTGAAGCGCAAGGGGCACTTTATCGTGGCTGGATATGGAGAGGTGGGAAGAAGTGTGGTGGATTCTCTTCGGGAGGCGGGAGAGTCCGTCCGGGTAATCGACCGCAGGCAGAGTGAGGGAGTGGATCTTGTGGGAGATCTTCTGGAGCCCGAAACCCAGGAAGCGCTGGATCTGGAAAATGCGCAGGGCATGGTAATGGTGCTCGATGAGGACAGCAGCACGCTCTTTGCCACGGTGATGATCCGGGACATGAGTCGCAGGCTTCCCCTGATCGCAAGAGTCAATGAGGTGAGGAATGTCGAGCGCATTCACCGTGCCGGTGCGGACTTTGCCCTTTCTCTCAGTCAGGTTGCAGGCCGGATGCTGGCCAGCCGTCTTCTGGGGGAGGAAGCCATTGAAGTGGATCCCCAGCTTCGCGTTTTGCAGGTGAAGGCCGGGGGTTTGGCTGGGCAGGAACTCGGAGAGCTGGATCTTCGAAGCAAAACGGGATGTTCTGTCGTTGCTGTGGAAAGAGGCGATGAAGTGCTAAGCCGCTTCGGAAAGGGATTCCGTTTCGAAGAGGGGGACGCGATTTTTGTTTGCGGAAGCTCCGAGGCACTTTCGAAGTACCGGCAACTCTATCTGGAAGGATAA
- a CDS encoding NAD(P)(+) transhydrogenase (Re/Si-specific) subunit beta — MLNNMINLAYLVASILFILGLKGLTHPRTAVRGNQTGAFGMLLAIVAVLLTRGLDYQWILVGLVIGGGIGALLAKRVQMTGMPELVALFNGSGGLASILVAGAAVYYPAIAIPEGATFSQLMQANVATGVAGIIGGVTFFGSIIAWIKLSERALGGNMSFPGLKIFNALVFVAAIVFAVLYAMDPSQVLYYWALVALASVLGVTLTIPIGGADMPVVIALLNSYSGLAGAATGFVLSNSVLIIAGSLVGASGLILTAIMCKAMNRSLANVLFGVMAEGEIADADEVYAGKIKATSADEIAMLLDGVQRVVIVPGYGMAVAQAQHAVRDMANLLEGMDIQVEYAVHPVAGRMPGHMNVLLAEADVPYEQLKEMDEINPSLEQVDLIFVVGANDVVNPDARTNPDSPIAGMPIINVDLARTVVVIKRSLSPGFAGIPNPLFAMDNTLMFFNDGKKAFEEISAAIKENM; from the coding sequence ATGTTGAACAATATGATTAACCTGGCTTATCTGGTCGCCTCCATCCTCTTTATTCTGGGGCTGAAGGGACTGACCCATCCTCGCACAGCGGTGCGGGGTAATCAGACTGGCGCATTCGGAATGCTACTGGCCATCGTGGCTGTTCTCTTGACTCGCGGTCTGGACTACCAGTGGATTCTGGTCGGCCTGGTCATTGGTGGGGGCATCGGTGCCCTGCTCGCCAAGCGTGTCCAGATGACGGGCATGCCGGAACTCGTCGCTCTTTTCAACGGCTCTGGGGGTCTTGCCTCCATACTCGTTGCGGGTGCTGCCGTGTACTATCCGGCCATTGCGATTCCTGAGGGAGCGACTTTTTCCCAACTGATGCAGGCCAATGTCGCCACGGGCGTGGCTGGCATCATCGGCGGAGTGACCTTCTTCGGAAGCATCATTGCCTGGATCAAGCTCTCCGAGAGAGCTCTCGGCGGGAATATGTCCTTTCCCGGGCTGAAGATTTTTAATGCTCTGGTCTTTGTCGCCGCAATCGTCTTTGCGGTTCTTTATGCCATGGATCCGAGTCAGGTTCTGTACTACTGGGCTCTCGTGGCTCTTGCCTCCGTGCTGGGCGTGACGCTGACGATTCCCATCGGCGGTGCGGACATGCCCGTCGTGATCGCCCTGCTCAACAGCTACTCCGGGCTGGCCGGTGCGGCCACGGGTTTCGTTTTGAGCAACAGTGTCTTGATCATTGCCGGGTCGCTGGTCGGAGCCTCCGGACTGATTCTGACGGCGATCATGTGCAAGGCCATGAACCGCTCCCTGGCGAATGTCCTTTTCGGCGTGATGGCCGAGGGCGAAATCGCAGATGCGGATGAGGTTTATGCGGGCAAGATCAAGGCGACCAGCGCAGATGAAATCGCCATGCTTCTTGATGGTGTGCAGCGCGTGGTCATCGTTCCCGGTTACGGGATGGCCGTCGCACAGGCTCAGCACGCAGTGCGCGACATGGCGAATCTGCTGGAAGGCATGGACATTCAGGTCGAGTACGCAGTTCACCCCGTTGCGGGTCGCATGCCCGGGCACATGAATGTTCTGCTGGCAGAGGCCGATGTGCCTTATGAACAGCTCAAGGAAATGGACGAGATCAACCCCAGCCTCGAGCAGGTGGATCTCATCTTTGTTGTGGGAGCAAATGACGTGGTGAACCCCGATGCTCGCACCAATCCTGACAGCCCGATTGCGGGGATGCCGATCATCAATGTGGATCTGGCTCGCACGGTTGTCGTGATCAAGCGTAGTTTGAGTCCCGGGTTTGCGGGAATCCCGAATCCGCTCTTTGCCATGGACAATACGCTCATGTTCTTCAATGACGGAAAGAAGGCCTTCGAGGAGATCTCGGCGGCCATCAAGGAGAACATGTAG
- a CDS encoding NAD(P) transhydrogenase subunit alpha, with translation MDLISILTLFVLAIFVGFEIITKVPPTLHTPLMSGSNAISGITVVGAILAAGAVVSPEDSQLVTWLGLAAVIFASINVVGGFMVTHRMLAMFQKK, from the coding sequence ATGGACCTGATTTCCATTCTCACCCTTTTCGTGCTGGCGATTTTCGTCGGTTTCGAAATCATCACCAAAGTTCCGCCGACCCTGCATACGCCGCTGATGAGCGGTTCTAATGCGATCAGCGGGATTACGGTCGTCGGTGCCATCCTGGCAGCAGGTGCGGTCGTCAGTCCTGAGGACTCTCAACTCGTCACCTGGCTGGGTCTGGCCGCTGTCATCTTTGCAAGCATCAACGTGGTCGGTGGATTTATGGTCACCCATCGCATGCTGGCAATGTTCCAGAAGAAATAG
- a CDS encoding Re/Si-specific NAD(P)(+) transhydrogenase subunit alpha, which produces MILGVPRETYPGENRVALIPASIPVLAKAGMEVLIEQGAGLAAGFTDTEYSDKGAKLVARNEVFEKSEIILQVRSYGANQEAGKTDLADLRKGQLVIGTADPLGELDAVSEIAKTGVTAFALELVPRITRAQSMDILSSMATVAGYKAVLMAADHLPRMFPMMMTAAGTIAPARVFVIGAGVAGLQAIASAKKNGAKVTGYDVRPAVKEQVESLGAKFLELELETSDSEDSGGYAKEQTEETRQKQQEMMAQAIADSDVVITTAAIPGKKSPMLIPAEVARSMRPGSVIVDLAAERGGNCELTKLDETVVDNNVTILGPGNLPATVPYHASQMFAKNLVTFLQNMVKEGALDLNMEDEIIADTLLTRDGDVVNPRLREMMGLSKAAQEGSDA; this is translated from the coding sequence ATGATCTTAGGAGTTCCCAGGGAAACATATCCTGGAGAGAACCGGGTTGCGCTGATTCCCGCATCGATTCCAGTTCTGGCGAAGGCCGGCATGGAAGTTCTGATCGAGCAGGGTGCGGGCCTCGCAGCGGGCTTTACGGACACCGAGTATTCGGACAAGGGCGCAAAACTGGTCGCCCGCAATGAGGTTTTCGAGAAAAGCGAAATCATCCTTCAGGTGCGTTCCTATGGAGCAAACCAGGAGGCCGGGAAGACGGATCTTGCAGACCTTCGCAAGGGACAGCTTGTGATTGGAACGGCCGATCCTCTCGGGGAACTGGACGCAGTGAGCGAAATTGCAAAGACGGGTGTTACTGCCTTTGCACTGGAACTCGTCCCGAGAATCACCCGCGCCCAGAGCATGGACATTCTATCGTCCATGGCCACGGTCGCCGGTTACAAGGCCGTCCTCATGGCCGCTGACCACCTGCCCCGGATGTTCCCGATGATGATGACCGCTGCGGGCACGATTGCCCCTGCTCGCGTCTTTGTCATTGGTGCGGGAGTTGCCGGACTGCAGGCCATCGCCAGCGCGAAGAAGAACGGCGCGAAGGTGACGGGCTACGATGTCCGCCCTGCGGTGAAGGAACAGGTCGAGAGTCTGGGAGCCAAGTTCCTGGAACTCGAACTCGAAACTTCCGACTCCGAGGACTCTGGTGGCTATGCCAAGGAACAGACGGAGGAAACACGCCAGAAGCAGCAGGAGATGATGGCCCAGGCCATTGCCGACAGCGATGTTGTGATTACCACCGCTGCGATTCCCGGCAAGAAGTCTCCCATGCTGATCCCGGCGGAAGTCGCCCGTTCGATGCGTCCCGGCAGTGTCATCGTGGACCTCGCTGCAGAGCGGGGGGGCAACTGCGAACTGACGAAGCTCGATGAGACCGTGGTCGACAACAATGTCACGATCCTCGGTCCCGGGAACCTTCCGGCGACGGTGCCTTATCACGCGAGCCAGATGTTCGCGAAAAACCTGGTCACCTTCCTCCAGAACATGGTGAAGGAAGGCGCACTGGACCTGAACATGGAAGACGAGATCATTGCCGACACGCTCTTGACGCGCGACGGCGATGTCGTAAACCCCCGTCTTCGCGAAATGATGGGCCTTTCCAAGGCCGCCCAGGAAGGGAGTGATGCCTGA
- a CDS encoding CBS domain-containing protein produces the protein MAKVKDVLSKKGREVHSIRETDSVSDAAFLMNRYRIGCLLVLAEESVIGIFTERDILTQVVAPGRDPETTKVKDVMTSPVAACGLDTELEECRAVMTEKRIRHLPVVEEGKLEGIIASGDIMAWEAVAKQETIDYLYDYLYGKQP, from the coding sequence ATGGCAAAGGTAAAAGATGTGCTGTCCAAGAAGGGGCGCGAGGTTCACTCCATTCGCGAGACGGATTCCGTGAGTGACGCTGCGTTCCTGATGAACCGTTATCGAATTGGCTGTCTGCTTGTTCTTGCAGAAGAGTCCGTGATCGGGATTTTCACGGAACGGGATATCCTTACCCAGGTGGTGGCACCGGGACGGGATCCGGAGACGACGAAGGTGAAGGACGTGATGACCTCCCCGGTGGCCGCTTGCGGACTGGACACGGAACTCGAGGAATGCCGTGCGGTGATGACCGAGAAGAGGATTCGCCATCTTCCCGTGGTTGAAGAAGGCAAGCTGGAAGGGATCATCGCCAGTGGAGATATCATGGCCTGGGAGGCCGTGGCCAAACAGGAGACCATCGACTACCTCTACGACTATCTCTACGGCAAGCAACCCTAG
- the nadA gene encoding quinolinate synthase NadA, which translates to MNPETLIDPTLHLEEEIQRLKRERNAVLLAHYYQESEIQDLADELGDSLALAQAAKKAKAEVIVFAGVHFMAETAKILNPESTVLVPDMEAGCSLADSCPAEDLAAWKAEHPDHAVIAYINCTAETKAQADLICTSSNAEKVVRSIPEDQPILFVPDKNLGAWLIKQTGRDMELWPGTCIVHETFSERKILEEKARRPGALFIAHPECEEAVLRHADFVGSTKKLLDIVQSNEAEEFIVGTETGILHQMQKLAPGKTLVPAPYEEGGCACNECPYMKLNTMEKLYRCLRDMEPRIEMKESLREKALLPLERMLAL; encoded by the coding sequence ATGAACCCCGAGACCCTGATTGATCCGACACTCCATCTGGAGGAAGAGATCCAGCGCCTGAAGCGGGAACGCAATGCCGTTCTTCTGGCTCACTACTATCAGGAATCAGAGATTCAGGATCTGGCCGATGAACTGGGTGACAGCCTGGCCCTTGCTCAAGCAGCAAAGAAGGCGAAGGCAGAAGTGATCGTTTTCGCCGGCGTACACTTCATGGCCGAGACGGCCAAAATCCTGAACCCCGAAAGCACGGTTCTCGTCCCGGACATGGAGGCCGGTTGTTCTCTTGCCGACTCCTGCCCTGCAGAAGATCTGGCCGCCTGGAAGGCGGAACATCCGGATCACGCCGTGATCGCCTACATCAACTGCACGGCCGAGACCAAGGCCCAGGCCGACCTCATCTGCACTTCCTCCAATGCGGAAAAAGTGGTCCGCTCCATTCCTGAAGACCAGCCGATCCTCTTCGTGCCCGACAAGAATCTGGGTGCCTGGCTGATCAAGCAGACGGGTCGCGACATGGAACTCTGGCCGGGAACCTGTATCGTTCACGAGACCTTCAGCGAAAGAAAGATCCTCGAGGAAAAAGCCCGGCGACCGGGGGCCCTGTTTATCGCCCACCCCGAATGCGAGGAAGCCGTTCTTCGCCATGCTGATTTCGTGGGTTCCACCAAGAAGCTTCTTGATATTGTGCAGTCGAATGAAGCAGAGGAATTCATCGTGGGCACGGAGACCGGCATCCTTCACCAGATGCAGAAGCTTGCGCCGGGAAAAACTCTCGTCCCGGCCCCTTATGAGGAAGGCGGTTGCGCCTGCAATGAGTGTCCCTACATGAAGCTCAACACGATGGAGAAGCTCTACCGCTGTCTTCGCGACATGGAGCCTCGCATCGAGATGAAGGAATCACTCCGGGAAAAAGCCCTTCTACCGCTGGAGCGCATGCTGGCTCTCTAG